tatttataaattttaagtaaTCATTCAAGAGAAAAGATTAAAACACACTATTTCATACAATATTTTCAATacacattttttttgttaaaatttaaattattctcaCAAAATTCAATTACACAGGTTTAAAATCAGGACAACAATGATTATGCTATGAACATAATCTTCAACGATGCATTAAGAGATTTAAcgatttgtttttattttaatgttcgTTACCtttatatacaatattttcattacttcaattacatttttttaaagattaacaATCTAACTTTATTTTAAGAGTTATTATAATGACATTCCCATTGTAAGCAAAATGTTGTAGGAAAATGGAGTTTATCAACTACTTGGACCATCAACACTCAAAGCTCAATAAATTTATCTCTAATTCTCTATTAATAATATCTTATATACAAATCAAGCGTAAATCAAAGATTTGGGGGAAAACAAGGGAAGAGGGATTTCAATGAAAGTTTGATTGGTTATTAGTTCCTATAACTTACTTTATGTACAGTTCTAGCTACCACGAATTGCTAATTATATACAACAATGCCAAGATGAACTTTAGTTTACTTCCAAACCTTGATGGCCCCATCTCTACCACTTGAAAGTAGAAGTCTATGGTTAATTATACAGAAACAATAGAATCACGATGGCAATATTCTAAATAATTTGGACTGTGATGACCTATATCATATCTTTAAACATGACAAAATTTCTcttatgatattataaaatatcatataatatcttttatattatattaaagtatGTAtgttgagttattttctatatcaatttataattatagagatttattgaagttgtaggattttagagaaaataataagagttaGAATATTGTTGATATTAGTTTTAtactaacttgattacaaaagactcaatagtaatctctatttataaagaaatataaactcaattctaaatcaggaataaattttaatagtaataagatatattctaaaatatctctaatataatataggaaataactcaaaatactctaatataatataaaagatatatgttattttctaatattttaacaCTCCCTCTCAAGTTAAGCtttagcttgttacaagaaaataatgttttactatgcaaaataataaaaatgatggAAATACAACTTAGGGATGCAagtgaagtcggagagaattgttagaaaaatataGCCTAGCTAGATAACTGAAATGATCATCAATATGGAAGAAATTTATGGCAAACAATTGAATAAAACAAGATATGTTATTCTAAAAAAACtccatttggaagcttcaaaccataATATCggagactcaaaatattaaaactaaaatatgcttcaaggagagagcaGCGTGCTTCAGGGAGAGAAAGACAAAACCAATACATCTAGGACAAAGATAGGGTcagtgcatctgggacaaattgccaagATAAAGtgaatcatgaaaataaaagacatcgTCAGAATAACCATAAATGGAAGAAAAAGGTATCACTAATATGATTTATATGTAGGAAAAGGAACACCATCAAAATGATCGTTAGTGGGAATAGAAGTCATTGTAATAATCTATTAATAAGAACTAAATTGTATGACAAACACTAAAGAAGAAGCAACACAACTATAATGAAACGAAACCATGATCGATCAGAGTGATAAAATGCATCCAAAATACGAGAGACAATGATTGTTTGAACAAGGACGcatatttttctttgatcaaaaTTGGAAAGTAAGGGAGATCTGAAAACAGAAAGGAAAACCTAAATATCacgttgaagttgtgggattttagagaaaatgagaagataaaataataagagtttgaatattattgataatagttttatactAACTTCATTACAAAAAACTCAATAATAATctctacaaataataataaaaaatattttaaaatatctttataattataaattgatcaataAACAACTTaggatattttaatataatataaaatatattataagatattttctaatattctaagaAGATCTTTATCGGAAGCAAGAGGCACAGGCCGTCTACTAATGAAAGGACGTATAACACGAGCAAGGAAAGCATCAGAATCCACTTTACCCAGGCTTTTGCTGCAAGCAGCAATGAAAGAGACAACTGATCTTCGTACCCATTTACTAGGATTACACAATAAAGGAAAGGCACGCTCGAACATTTGAAGCAATATCGTCTTCCGCAAGAAACCGCTTTTGCATAGAAAAGTCAAACATTCTAAGGCTCTAACAATGACAGCTTCTGTTGCGTCACTTAAAGCTTGCTCAATGTAAGGTAATAGATATTCCTCTACACTTCTTTGGCCCACAAAAAAGCATACATAAACAATCTTTTCGTAGAATACTGTCCTTACTTGCTCATCTTGGTCATTTAAGAAGGCAGGAAGGATAGGTAAGAGAATGTCATTACTTTGTCTcacaccaaagaagtagcaaaGTTTACCGATGTCCTGAAGAATTGCTCTCCTAATATTTGGTGTTTGCTTTGGACCCATAACAAGTTCTTGAACAACCTCTGCAATTGATTTCCTCAGATGCAGAAGCTGGACATCACTATTTATCATCTTCATTCTCTCAGAGGTCTGAGAAGATGATGTCGATGGCTTCCGTGGCAAACTCAGTTTCTCAAGGACACCTGCCTCACTCAAGCTTATTGAGTGTATCAAAAAGCCATAAGCAGTGAGTGCCAGCTTAGCTATATTGCTGGCATAGCATATCCGCACACTTTCCTCAGGATCATCGGGAAGCATAGAAAGCATTGGAAGAATATACTCGGGAAATATCTTTGCATCACTGGGAGGAAAATCACGCACTAAGGCAAGAATGTCACACAAAGTCTCCAAAGCAGCACAACGCACAATTGCTGATGGTTCAGAAAGCATTGAAATCACATATGGGATAACACGCTGCAAACGATCTTCATCGTCAATATATAGGGCAGAAGCCTTCAACAAGAGTACAGCTGCCCTCCTCAGGCGAGGCAACTTGACATTGCGTATGCAGGAGCAGAGCAAAGAAGTTATCAAAACCATGCCTTCACATCTCATACTATCCCTTGGTAATGGTAGAAAAGGAGTTCCAAATGTATCTGACTGACTATCATACTCTAACATCAACGAATTTAAGTTGTCCATAGTAATACTTTTCAAAAAGGGATGATCATTTCCTCGAAATGCATTGGAGATAGTTTGAAGCAGCTCACCAGGAGACTGCAAACTTTTTAGATTTTCAGGGAAGGTAGAATTTTGTGCATTTCCTATTACTGGCTGAGGACCAGATGGAttcttattgttatttttagCATCCCTTAGTAACCCTTTGCCTAAGTCCTCTCTTTTCCTTTGTGAGTCCTTCATGAAACTCGCGCTTTCTTTGGCAACGATCTCTTCCAAAAGTTTTCTAGAAGTAACACCTGCATCATTAGATGACTGCTTGTTCATCATTTGCTTAAGTATTTCCTGGAAAGCACTCTGGCATAGTAAAACCTACATAGATTGTATTCATATAATCCAGGTAAAATAAGCAAGTTATAGAAaacattaaataattgacgggcaaaaatataaattttagtaaAGCCATATACCCTCATATCAGAATGGAGAGGACTCCAGCAACAGTAAAAATCATGCAGAAATCGTGAAAAATAGGAAGGGAATACAACTCCAGCATATTCCTTTAGGTATTTTTCAGCAGAAAATCGGGACTTTGGTTCTAACTGAATCATGTGTTGAATCATCTTACGGATTCCAATATCTGGTATCTGCACCCATAGAAAATACAgtatctaaaatattaaaaactaagTCATGAGTATGGCTAACCCCCTACTGACGGGCATGGGACCATGGGAAGATGAAataagacacaaacacacaaataGACTACTTTTTCAAGATGTTGACTTGGATCATGTTGTCTTCTGCGATATGCAAGAAGTTGAGACAGTTCAAATAGTGGTTGCCCGTCAAGGAAAAGTTCAGCAATAACACACCTGAGAGTAAAATGATATCCACACATTTGAAAAGAAGAAACGCAAAAAATAAACAGAAAACAGTAATAAACAAAACCGTATGTCTGAAAAAACCACCTTGGTtacttttaaacaaaataaatctaGGGACTTCAGGTACGACCAAAATTTATATAACAATCAACTCAACAGAAAATTAAACATCACCATAATTACAAAAGTATAATGCCTTTCAGAGTATATTTCATGCACATAAGGATTCTTATTTTAAGCCTGAAACATGGTTGAAAAGAAAAACCATTTCCTGCAAGATTAAGATTCTTGCAGCAAGAACTCTCACCCGACAGCAAATAGATCCATTGATGGCTTTAGGGGGGAATCTTGTGCCACCTGCATCTCCCCTCCATGTTCATAAAACCTCTGACAGGACACAGCCCcaaaaaaagatgaaataaatagatttattaGAAATAGAATCATGTTCTGTAAGAATAGTAGTGACCAGAAAGAAAACATGTAGGCAATGACACACTAGAAGGATTAATATATTGCATCACTAATTGCATATTTTAACTTTAAGCAAACTAAAGAAAAAATACTTGTTTGATAATGTTGCGATAAAGTTCAAAATTGTTAAATATTCCCAAAAAATTCTAGAAAGTGGTTGTCTAAGAGCATGACAGATTTTTCTGTTAACCTCAGTGTCTAACCTAAAGCCCAGAtcagtattatttttaaacatgtaaaacaaaaatttgataacCAATAGAGTCCTAGTTTAATCAAGTCATTAGCACCAAATTAATAAAGGTAAATAGAAAAACCAGAAATATTGTATGCAATAGTTTCACAAGATAACTTGTAGGAAATTTCTAACTCAATAATAACACAAAAGCATCATGAATGAGCCAATAATTCAAATAAGACAGAgaatataaataatcaaatagtaTTAAAATTATAGGATCCAACCTCAGGTGCCAGATAGCAGAGTCTTCTGCCACTCGTgtcaaagaaaaaagagaaatcaGATGGGTCATCATCCGGAATGTAAGTGGGTTTGAAAGAGGCAAAGTCAGCAAGGTAAAGCCAATTCGATGATGTAATTAGCACATTTTCACACTTGATATCGCCTACAAAAAATAATgcaaaaatttacataaataacATCAACGAATGCCAATCAACCCGTGATACGAGAAAATACCATCAGCAACTAATAGATCCTTCTCCATTATATTCTCTCTTCTCTAATTGTGTATGTCTTTTAAAGCTTAGGTATCAATCAAATTTAGACTTACCATGACACACTCCCTTCTCGTGGCTCTGTTTTACAGCTAAAAGCAACTGTGTAATACcccaaaccaaataaaaaagtcaataaaaatacaaagcttccatatgcaaaaaaaaatgaagtagtAAAGTGAAGAAGACCTGAAAAGCCAACCATTTCTTCTCAACGAAACTAAGAAAAGGTCGAGTACTTAATCGATCATGCAAATTATGGAAGAAATATTGCCTCAAAAGATAAGCTGCTTTATCCGTTTCTTGCCAAAACTTGTATGTCTTTTAAAGCTTAGGTATCAATCAAATTTAGACTTACCATGACACACTCCCTTCTCGTGGCTCTGTTTTACAGCTAAAAGCAACTATGTAATACcccaaaccaaataaaaaagtcaataaaaatacaaaactttcatatgaaaaaaaaaaaaattaataaagcaGTAAAGTGAAGAAGACCTGAAAAGCCAACCATTTCTTCTCAACGAAACTAAGAAAAGGGCGAGTACTTAATCGATCATCTAAATTATGGAAGAAATATTGCCTCAAAAGATAAGCTGCTTTATCTGTTTCTTGCCAAAACTGCAAAATCACATACAAAGCCACATGAGCAATTTAAAGTAGACGgcaaaaaaaacaataaaatctaaataaaataaaataaaataaaaataaaaataaagagcaAATCATCATAGAGCCTTTTCAATAACTAAATATAGTAATCGTATATCCCCTCAAACTACATAGAACATCATGTCATTCCAATTTTAAGCCattaaattcaaattgatttaaatttcaGTTAGAAACACAACCAAAATGTCaactaaaaaatcaaaacaggTAAAAAAACGCAGAAAATCAACAAGTATTTTCAGTGACCAAACACAGT
This region of Cicer arietinum cultivar CDC Frontier isolate Library 1 chromosome 8, Cicar.CDCFrontier_v2.0, whole genome shotgun sequence genomic DNA includes:
- the LOC101488944 gene encoding serine/threonine-protein kinase VPS15-like isoform X2, translating into MVGFSGDIKCENVLITSSNWLYLADFASFKPTYIPDDDPSDFSFFFDTSGRRLCYLAPERFYEHGGEMQVAQDSPLKPSMDLFAVGCVIAELFLDGQPLFELSQLLAYRRRQHDPSQHLEKIPDIGIRKMIQHMIQLEPKSRFSAEKYLKEYAGVVFPSYFSRFLHDFYCCWSPLHSDMRVLLCQSAFQEILKQMMNKQSSNDAGVTSRKLLEEIVAKESASFMKDSQRKREDLGKGLLRDAKNNNKNPSGPQPVIGNAQNSTFPENLKSLQSPGELLQTISNAFRGNDHPFLKSITMDNLNSLMLEYDSQSDTFGTPFLPLPRDSMRCEGMVLITSLLCSCIRNVKLPRLRRAAVLLLKASALYIDDEDRLQRVIPYVISMLSEPSAIVRCAALETLCDILALVRDFPPSDAKIFPEYILPMLSMLPDDPEESVRICYASNIAKLALTAYGFLIHSISLSEAGVLEKLSLPRKPSTSSSQTSERMKMINSDVQLLHLRKSIAEVVQELVMGPKQTPNIRRAILQDIGKLCYFFGVRQSNDILLPILPAFLNDQDEQVRTVFYEKIVYVCFFVGQRSVEEYLLPYIEQALSDATEAVIVRALECLTFLCKSGFLRKTILLQMFERAFPLLCNPSKWVRRSVVSFIAACSKSLGKVDSDAFLARVIRPFISRRPVPLASDKDLLRILENIL
- the LOC101488944 gene encoding serine/threonine-protein kinase VPS15-like isoform X1, which produces MGNKIARTTQVSASEYYLQDLPSTYNLVLKEVLGRGRFFKSIQCKHDEGLVLVKVYFKRGNFINLSDYERRLSQIKDIFSNIDHPHVWPFQFWQETDKAAYLLRQYFFHNLHDRLSTRPFLSFVEKKWLAFQLLLAVKQSHEKGVCHGDIKCENVLITSSNWLYLADFASFKPTYIPDDDPSDFSFFFDTSGRRLCYLAPERFYEHGGEMQVAQDSPLKPSMDLFAVGCVIAELFLDGQPLFELSQLLAYRRRQHDPSQHLEKIPDIGIRKMIQHMIQLEPKSRFSAEKYLKEYAGVVFPSYFSRFLHDFYCCWSPLHSDMRVLLCQSAFQEILKQMMNKQSSNDAGVTSRKLLEEIVAKESASFMKDSQRKREDLGKGLLRDAKNNNKNPSGPQPVIGNAQNSTFPENLKSLQSPGELLQTISNAFRGNDHPFLKSITMDNLNSLMLEYDSQSDTFGTPFLPLPRDSMRCEGMVLITSLLCSCIRNVKLPRLRRAAVLLLKASALYIDDEDRLQRVIPYVISMLSEPSAIVRCAALETLCDILALVRDFPPSDAKIFPEYILPMLSMLPDDPEESVRICYASNIAKLALTAYGFLIHSISLSEAGVLEKLSLPRKPSTSSSQTSERMKMINSDVQLLHLRKSIAEVVQELVMGPKQTPNIRRAILQDIGKLCYFFGVRQSNDILLPILPAFLNDQDEQVRTVFYEKIVYVCFFVGQRSVEEYLLPYIEQALSDATEAVIVRALECLTFLCKSGFLRKTILLQMFERAFPLLCNPSKWVRRSVVSFIAACSKSLGKVDSDAFLARVIRPFISRRPVPLASDKDLLRILENIL